From a region of the Deinococcus terrestris genome:
- a CDS encoding cytochrome c biogenesis CcdA family protein translates to MLTAPGAPSITVAFLAGLISFLSPCVLPLVPSYLGVIGGARAPLGRALGFILGFGLVFIALGATASTLGALLAPHKILLGQVAAVLIIFFGLVMLGVVRLPFLMRDTRALANAGGYGPVALGAAFAFGWSPCLGPALGSILGLAASTASLGTGVGLLAAYTVGLAVPFLVAALLWDRLNLRRLNRYAGVFEKVGGAVLVLVGVLMLTGQFTRLATFFYEVMPAWLRV, encoded by the coding sequence ATGTTGACCGCTCCCGGTGCCCCGTCTATCACGGTGGCCTTTCTGGCAGGGCTGATCTCGTTTCTGAGTCCCTGCGTGCTGCCGCTGGTGCCCAGCTACCTCGGCGTGATCGGGGGGGCGCGGGCACCGCTGGGACGGGCGCTGGGGTTCATCCTGGGCTTCGGGCTGGTGTTTATCGCGCTGGGGGCCACGGCGAGTACGCTGGGCGCCCTGCTCGCCCCGCACAAGATTCTGCTGGGGCAGGTCGCGGCGGTGCTGATCATCTTCTTCGGGCTGGTGATGCTGGGGGTGGTGCGCCTGCCCTTCCTGATGCGCGACACGCGGGCGCTGGCGAACGCCGGGGGCTACGGCCCAGTCGCGCTGGGGGCGGCCTTCGCCTTCGGGTGGAGTCCCTGCCTCGGCCCGGCGCTGGGGAGCATCCTGGGATTGGCCGCCAGCACCGCCAGCCTGGGGACGGGCGTGGGGTTGCTGGCCGCCTACACGGTGGGGCTGGCCGTGCCCTTTCTGGTCGCGGCGCTGCTGTGGGACCGCCTGAACCTGCGGCGGCTGAACCGTTACGCGGGCGTCTTCGAGAAAGTGGGGGGCGCGGTCCTGGTGCTCGTCGGCGTGCTGATGCTGACCGGGCAATTCACGCGGCTGGCGACCTTTTTCTACGAGGTGATGCCCGCGTGGCTGAGGGTGTGA
- the secD gene encoding protein translocase subunit SecD: MTYSNPNRNNRRPPPRRPAPTASKPNPWTALLLVLTLLGGLLYIWRPWEHTKNLWTLWDDDYQFMTLGLDLKGGLRIELAPEDPNATREELDRVKTVIENRINALGVAEPTVTVAGGKRVVVEIPGATPAVQQRARDIIGQTARLEFRIVEQGAQPDPQLAQQRPATGGYTLEDLGPVLATGEVIDSAQATTDPTTGRWVVTFQNTEEGAKTFGQFTTPNVGKLMAVVLDDQIQSVATIQQPLFRDVQITGDFDAEEASQLALVLQSGALPIAIKTEAERAIGPTLGADAIRSGAIASAVGIALVFAMLFVYYGFWFGLVGALGLLFSAVVILGALGGFGVTLTLPGIAGLVLTIGGAVDGNVVSFERIKEEMRRGKGIRNAIGAGYEQSTVAILDVNTAQILSAVALYNYSTGAVKGFAVTLIIGVVISTFSNLVFAKWFMQWLAQRKPNMSAPTRIGKTNIQFMKAAPFVTTFSVLLALGGGLILATRGLNYGVDFTSGTTLTVRASQDVTTEQVRGAVTGAGLDEVNAQNSTIQRELVPVAERSQYTVKVPELTAAEADQLSAAIGELPQGEVLARETVGPAVGQELTRNTALAALLGLGLILVYVGFRFDFTMGLGSVVAALHDVAIAMGLFSLLGLEFTVGTVAALLTLIGYSLNDSIIISDRIRENLRLMRGASYREIVNTSINQTLSRTVMTSVCTMLPLVSLLILGGPVLRDFALILLVGILVGTYSSIYIVAPMVVYIEEWRARRKRPQQPAGA, translated from the coding sequence GTGACCTATTCCAACCCCAACCGCAACAACCGGCGGCCCCCGCCCCGGCGCCCGGCGCCGACGGCCAGCAAGCCCAATCCCTGGACCGCGCTGCTGCTGGTGCTGACCCTGCTGGGTGGCCTGCTGTACATCTGGCGCCCCTGGGAGCACACCAAGAACCTCTGGACCCTCTGGGACGACGACTATCAGTTCATGACCCTGGGCCTCGACCTCAAGGGCGGCCTGCGCATCGAACTCGCGCCGGAAGACCCCAACGCCACCCGCGAGGAACTCGACCGGGTCAAGACCGTCATCGAAAACCGCATCAACGCGCTGGGCGTGGCCGAACCGACCGTCACGGTCGCGGGGGGCAAGCGCGTGGTCGTCGAGATTCCGGGAGCGACCCCCGCCGTGCAGCAACGGGCGCGGGACATCATCGGGCAGACGGCGCGGCTGGAGTTCCGCATCGTGGAGCAGGGGGCACAGCCGGACCCGCAGCTCGCGCAGCAGAGGCCCGCGACGGGCGGCTACACCCTGGAAGACCTCGGCCCGGTGCTGGCGACCGGTGAGGTGATCGACAGCGCCCAGGCCACGACCGACCCCACCACGGGGCGCTGGGTCGTGACCTTCCAGAACACGGAAGAAGGCGCCAAGACGTTCGGGCAGTTCACCACCCCGAACGTCGGCAAGCTGATGGCCGTAGTTCTCGACGACCAGATTCAGTCGGTGGCGACCATCCAGCAGCCCCTGTTCCGCGACGTGCAGATCACCGGGGACTTCGACGCCGAGGAAGCCAGTCAGCTCGCGCTGGTGCTGCAGTCGGGCGCCCTGCCCATCGCCATCAAGACCGAGGCCGAACGCGCCATCGGCCCGACGCTGGGCGCGGACGCGATTCGCAGCGGCGCCATCGCCTCGGCGGTGGGCATCGCGCTGGTGTTCGCCATGCTGTTCGTGTACTACGGCTTCTGGTTCGGGCTGGTGGGCGCCCTGGGTCTGCTGTTCTCGGCGGTCGTGATTCTGGGGGCGCTGGGCGGCTTCGGGGTCACGCTGACCCTGCCGGGCATCGCCGGGCTGGTGCTCACCATCGGCGGCGCGGTCGACGGCAACGTGGTGTCGTTCGAGCGCATCAAGGAGGAGATGCGCCGGGGCAAGGGCATCCGGAATGCCATCGGCGCCGGGTACGAGCAGTCCACGGTCGCCATTCTCGACGTGAACACCGCGCAGATTCTCTCGGCGGTAGCCCTCTACAACTACTCGACGGGCGCCGTGAAGGGCTTCGCGGTCACCCTGATCATCGGCGTGGTCATCTCGACCTTCTCGAACCTGGTCTTCGCCAAGTGGTTCATGCAGTGGCTCGCGCAGCGCAAGCCCAACATGTCGGCGCCCACCCGCATCGGCAAGACGAACATCCAGTTCATGAAGGCCGCGCCCTTCGTGACCACCTTCAGCGTGCTGCTGGCGCTGGGCGGCGGGCTGATTCTGGCGACCAGGGGGCTCAACTACGGGGTGGACTTCACCTCCGGAACCACCCTGACCGTGCGGGCGAGTCAGGACGTCACCACCGAGCAGGTGCGCGGGGCCGTGACGGGGGCGGGGCTGGACGAGGTCAACGCCCAGAACTCGACCATTCAGCGCGAGTTGGTCCCGGTGGCCGAGCGGTCGCAGTACACCGTGAAGGTCCCCGAGCTCACCGCCGCCGAGGCCGATCAGCTCAGCGCGGCCATCGGGGAACTGCCGCAGGGCGAGGTGCTGGCCCGCGAGACGGTCGGCCCCGCCGTGGGTCAGGAACTCACGCGCAACACGGCGCTGGCCGCCCTGCTGGGGCTGGGGCTGATTCTGGTGTATGTGGGCTTCCGCTTCGACTTCACCATGGGGCTGGGTAGCGTGGTCGCCGCGCTGCACGACGTGGCGATCGCAATGGGCCTTTTCAGCCTGCTGGGGCTGGAGTTCACGGTGGGGACGGTGGCGGCGCTGCTGACATTGATCGGCTACTCGCTCAACGACTCCATCATCATCTCCGACCGCATCCGCGAGAACCTGCGGCTGATGCGCGGGGCAAGCTACCGCGAGATCGTGAACACGTCCATCAACCAGACGCTCTCGCGCACGGTGATGACCTCGGTGTGCACCATGCTGCCCCTCGTCAGCCTGCTGATTCTCGGCGGCCCGGTGCTGCGCGACTTCGCGCTGATCCTGCTCGTCGGCATCCTGGTCGGCACCTACTCCTCGATCTACATCGTGGCCCCGATGGTCGTGTACATCGAGGAATGGCGGGCGCGGCGCAAGCGGCCCCAGCAACCCGCCGGGGCATAA
- the ccmA gene encoding heme ABC exporter ATP-binding protein CcmA has translation MSLSTSLTPSTSDTPHATSPHALQLRDLWLRLGREVILRGVTLDVPAGEGITLLGENGAGKTTLLRVLASGLRPTRGEGRVLGYDLRDNRAVRDHVHLMPVDAGLYPDLTGTENLDFALRMHGQHADVAGALRRVGLERAAGRRARFLSAGMRKRLALARAWLLARPVTLVDEPFANLDEGGRALVLELLGELRERGVTLVVAAHEPGLARQVAPRAVRLAAGRVEEERGA, from the coding sequence ATGAGCCTGAGTACCTCTCTCACACCGTCTACAAGCGACACGCCGCACGCCACTAGCCCCCACGCTCTGCAACTCCGCGACCTCTGGCTCCGCCTGGGCCGCGAGGTCATCCTGCGCGGGGTGACGCTGGACGTGCCCGCCGGGGAGGGGATCACGCTGCTGGGCGAGAACGGCGCGGGCAAGACCACACTGCTGCGGGTGCTGGCGTCGGGGCTACGGCCCACGCGGGGCGAGGGGCGGGTGCTGGGCTACGACCTGCGCGACAACCGGGCCGTGCGCGATCACGTTCACCTGATGCCGGTGGACGCGGGACTGTACCCGGACCTGACGGGAACGGAAAACCTCGACTTCGCCCTGCGGATGCACGGGCAGCACGCCGACGTGGCCGGGGCGCTGCGGCGCGTTGGACTGGAGCGGGCGGCAGGACGGCGGGCACGCTTCCTCTCGGCGGGGATGCGTAAGCGGCTGGCGCTGGCGCGGGCCTGGCTGCTGGCCCGCCCGGTCACGCTGGTGGACGAACCCTTCGCCAACCTCGACGAGGGGGGCCGGGCACTGGTGCTGGAGTTGCTGGGCGAGCTGCGGGAACGGGGCGTGACCCTGGTGGTCGCCGCGCACGAGCCAGGGCTGGCGCGGCAGGTGGCTCCAAGGGCGGTGCGGCTGGCGGCGGGCCGGGTGGAGGAGGAGCGTGGAGCGTAG
- the nusA gene encoding transcription termination factor NusA, which produces MTQPEFNFADALREVAQQRNINEMQLIEAFEQSLAQAYVRNVEPDRRVEVHLDPVSGELEVLVVREVVEKVEDENLQISLADALELDPGVEVGMEMEFPVDREKFSRIALQAAKQTLTQKMRETERNVVYNEYKDREGQVLTAQVVRSDNKGNWFVELGAGEAILPPREQIPGEKLTPGNRVKIYLKEVRKTPKGPTILASRADEHLLEYLLRQEIPEVANGIVEIKAIAREAGQRSKVAVFSHNPNVDPIGACIGHRGNRIQAVTGELGRERVDVILWDQSAREFIRNALSPAKVGPIEIEENEATVTVMPDQLSLAIGKGGQNVRLAAKLTQHKIDLRETAAISDLDAAMQQAMQEEQSGAGSRAGATSAFDALFKDSKSVATASPDDAQE; this is translated from the coding sequence ATGACCCAGCCCGAATTCAATTTCGCCGACGCGCTGCGTGAAGTCGCGCAGCAACGCAACATCAACGAGATGCAACTCATCGAGGCCTTCGAGCAGTCGCTCGCGCAGGCCTACGTCCGCAACGTGGAACCCGACCGCCGGGTCGAAGTGCACCTCGACCCCGTGAGCGGCGAACTCGAAGTGCTCGTCGTGCGCGAGGTCGTGGAAAAGGTCGAGGACGAGAACCTCCAGATCAGCCTCGCGGACGCGCTCGAACTCGACCCCGGCGTCGAGGTCGGCATGGAGATGGAGTTCCCGGTCGACCGCGAGAAGTTCTCGCGCATCGCCCTCCAAGCCGCCAAGCAGACCCTGACCCAGAAGATGCGCGAGACCGAGCGCAACGTGGTCTACAACGAGTACAAGGACCGCGAGGGCCAGGTGCTCACCGCGCAGGTGGTCCGCAGCGACAACAAGGGCAACTGGTTTGTCGAACTCGGCGCGGGCGAGGCCATCCTGCCCCCCCGCGAGCAGATTCCCGGCGAGAAGCTCACCCCCGGCAACCGCGTCAAGATCTACCTCAAGGAGGTCCGCAAGACCCCCAAGGGGCCGACCATCCTGGCGTCGCGGGCCGACGAGCACCTGCTGGAGTACCTGCTGCGCCAGGAAATCCCCGAGGTCGCCAACGGCATCGTGGAGATCAAGGCCATCGCGCGGGAGGCGGGGCAACGCTCCAAGGTGGCGGTGTTCTCGCACAACCCCAACGTGGACCCCATCGGCGCCTGCATCGGCCACCGTGGCAACCGCATCCAGGCCGTGACCGGCGAACTCGGCCGCGAGCGGGTGGACGTGATCCTCTGGGACCAGAGCGCCCGCGAGTTCATCCGCAACGCGCTCTCGCCCGCCAAGGTCGGCCCCATCGAGATCGAGGAGAACGAGGCCACCGTCACCGTGATGCCCGACCAGCTCTCGCTCGCCATCGGCAAGGGCGGCCAGAACGTGCGCCTCGCGGCCAAGCTGACGCAGCATAAGATCGACCTGCGTGAGACGGCGGCCATCTCCGACCTCGACGCAGCCATGCAGCAGGCGATGCAAGAGGAGCAGTCGGGCGCGGGCAGCCGTGCGGGCGCCACTTCGGCCTTCGACGCGCTGTTCAAGGACAGCAAGTCGGTGGCGACCGCCAGCCCGGACGACGCCCAGGAGTGA
- a CDS encoding intradiol ring-cleavage dioxygenase: MNPHPQHPDDDNDDEMIGTLLSRRRALRLLGLGGGAAALAAGGVLAQRGGPPGGAGGSSAGTSGVTGLPGCVVRPAMTEGPYYVDEKLRRSDIRMDTTTGKVSGGVPLVLEFVTSRVAVNACQPRANVLIDVWQCDALGVYSDVQGNTGDFLRGTQVTNAQGKATFTTVYPGWYPGRAVHIHFKLRPLNAAGQATGEFTSQLFFPEAVTDQVHARAPYSRKGKRNTLNANDGIYRNGGNQLLLSVTGSPEKGYRATFDVGLNIG; this comes from the coding sequence ATGAATCCCCACCCCCAGCACCCGGACGACGACAACGACGACGAGATGATCGGCACCCTGCTCAGCCGCAGGCGTGCCCTGCGGCTGCTGGGGCTGGGCGGCGGCGCGGCGGCGCTCGCGGCGGGGGGGGTACTCGCGCAACGCGGCGGACCCCCCGGCGGGGCGGGCGGCAGCAGCGCGGGCACGAGCGGCGTGACTGGGCTGCCCGGCTGCGTGGTGCGTCCGGCCATGACCGAGGGGCCGTACTACGTGGACGAGAAACTGCGCCGCAGCGACATCCGCATGGACACCACGACCGGGAAGGTCAGCGGGGGCGTGCCGCTGGTGCTGGAGTTCGTGACCTCGCGGGTGGCGGTGAACGCCTGCCAGCCCCGCGCGAACGTGTTGATCGACGTGTGGCAGTGCGACGCCCTGGGCGTCTACTCGGACGTGCAGGGCAACACCGGCGACTTCCTGCGCGGCACCCAGGTCACGAACGCGCAGGGCAAGGCCACCTTCACCACCGTCTATCCGGGGTGGTATCCGGGCCGGGCCGTCCACATCCACTTCAAGCTGCGGCCCCTGAACGCGGCCGGGCAGGCGACGGGCGAGTTCACCTCGCAACTGTTTTTCCCGGAGGCGGTCACCGATCAGGTCCACGCCCGCGCCCCCTACAGCCGCAAGGGCAAGCGCAACACGCTCAACGCCAACGACGGGATTTACCGCAACGGTGGCAATCAGCTTCTGCTGAGTGTCACGGGCAGCCCGGAGAAGGGCTACCGGGCGACCTTCGACGTGGGGCTGAACATCGGCTGA
- the infB gene encoding translation initiation factor IF-2, translated as MSKVRIYSLAKDLGVDNHKMLEILDGLGVSYKSVSSTIEEDTVELIKQILEEEAQGGAASTAEPTPDAPAEATTPRTAQAEASEAAKQGSAAPAPSATATAEREPEAAPAAPEVPHRAPVVTIMGHVDHGKTSLLDYIRKTKVAAKEAGGITQHVGAFEAQTSKGRIVFIDTPGHEAFTTIRARGANVADIAIIVIAADDSLMPQTREAIAHAQAAKVPMIVAINKVDLPQADPERVKTDLTQLNLVPEEYGGDLVVVPVSAKTGEGVEDLLEYISLTAELEDLRADPKAPFSGVIIESRVDRQAGVLATVMVQQGTLHVGDFLVVGEGYGKIKAMTDSNGGRIKEAGPSTPVQILGFSEAPASGETVLSAKNEHAAREVIAGRASDRRDAENARERRRLTLEEMMGELGETRTVNLILRADTQGSVEAIQGILARKESEDVKLNVMLAGIGAPTEGDVLLASTAEATILCFSVTPSGGVKKVAESKGVEIKSFRIIYELIDEVDRLIKGNLDPVFEERYLGRAEVRMVIRHPKSGNIAGSYVTDGMLRRNAKAKVTRGKQVVYEGTLVGLKRFKDDVREVQTGYECGINLDWDGVEIGDIIEASEMVEVEQA; from the coding sequence ATGTCGAAAGTTCGTATCTATTCCCTCGCCAAGGATCTGGGCGTGGACAACCACAAGATGCTGGAGATCCTCGACGGCCTCGGCGTGTCGTACAAGAGCGTGAGCAGCACCATCGAGGAGGACACCGTCGAGCTGATCAAGCAGATTCTGGAGGAAGAAGCCCAGGGCGGCGCGGCGTCCACCGCCGAACCCACCCCGGACGCCCCCGCCGAGGCGACCACGCCCCGGACGGCACAAGCCGAGGCCAGCGAGGCGGCCAAGCAAGGCAGCGCGGCTCCGGCCCCCAGCGCCACGGCCACCGCCGAGCGCGAGCCCGAAGCGGCCCCCGCCGCCCCCGAGGTGCCCCACCGCGCCCCGGTGGTCACGATCATGGGCCACGTCGACCACGGCAAGACCAGCCTGCTGGACTACATCCGCAAGACCAAGGTCGCGGCCAAGGAAGCGGGCGGCATCACCCAGCACGTCGGTGCGTTCGAGGCGCAGACCAGCAAGGGCCGCATCGTCTTTATCGACACGCCCGGCCACGAGGCGTTCACGACCATCCGGGCACGCGGGGCGAACGTCGCGGACATCGCCATCATCGTGATCGCCGCCGACGACTCGCTGATGCCCCAGACCCGCGAGGCCATCGCGCACGCGCAGGCCGCCAAGGTCCCGATGATCGTGGCGATCAACAAGGTGGACCTGCCGCAGGCCGACCCCGAGCGGGTCAAGACCGACCTCACCCAGCTCAACCTCGTGCCGGAGGAGTACGGCGGTGACCTCGTGGTCGTGCCGGTGAGCGCCAAGACGGGTGAGGGCGTCGAGGACCTGCTGGAGTACATCTCGCTGACCGCTGAACTCGAGGACCTGCGGGCCGACCCCAAAGCCCCCTTCTCGGGCGTGATCATCGAGAGCCGGGTGGACCGTCAGGCGGGCGTGCTCGCCACCGTGATGGTGCAGCAGGGCACCCTGCACGTCGGGGACTTCCTGGTCGTGGGCGAGGGCTACGGCAAGATCAAGGCGATGACGGACTCCAATGGGGGCCGCATCAAGGAGGCCGGACCCAGCACCCCCGTGCAGATCCTGGGCTTCTCCGAGGCCCCGGCCAGCGGCGAGACGGTCCTGAGCGCGAAGAACGAGCACGCCGCCCGTGAGGTCATCGCGGGGCGGGCCAGCGACCGCCGTGACGCGGAAAACGCCCGCGAGCGCCGCCGCCTGACCCTGGAAGAGATGATGGGCGAACTCGGGGAGACGCGCACCGTCAACCTGATTCTGCGGGCCGACACCCAGGGCAGCGTCGAGGCGATTCAGGGCATCCTCGCCCGCAAGGAGAGCGAGGACGTCAAGCTCAACGTGATGCTTGCCGGAATCGGGGCGCCCACCGAGGGCGACGTGCTCCTCGCCTCGACCGCCGAGGCGACCATCCTGTGCTTCAGCGTGACGCCCTCGGGCGGCGTGAAGAAGGTGGCCGAGTCCAAGGGCGTCGAGATCAAGTCCTTCCGGATCATCTACGAACTGATCGACGAGGTCGACCGCCTGATCAAGGGCAACCTCGATCCTGTCTTCGAGGAGCGCTACCTGGGCCGCGCCGAGGTCCGCATGGTCATCCGGCACCCCAAGAGCGGCAACATCGCCGGGTCCTACGTGACCGACGGGATGCTGCGCCGCAACGCCAAGGCCAAGGTCACGCGCGGCAAGCAGGTCGTCTACGAGGGAACCCTGGTGGGCCTCAAGCGCTTCAAGGACGACGTGCGCGAGGTGCAGACCGGCTACGAGTGCGGGATCAACCTCGACTGGGACGGCGTGGAAATCGGCGACATCATCGAGGCCAGCGAGATGGTGGAAGTCGAGCAGGCGTAA
- a CDS encoding heme exporter protein CcmB codes for MERRAWGVKGGGSSPTPAQRPRSTVLTVAAKDLRVAGRTRDTLLATAFFAGLVLLVLGLALGGDTAGRTPTQTAGLAAGAVWTALALAAAVGAGRAFAQEQEAGALEQLLLYPGPHGALYLGKLLGVLGPLAVVAALTLPTGLLLFGAAGAGQAVPWGALGLVAALGILGLSAGTTFYSAITVNLRAREALLPALAFPILVPVVIATVKATSLLLAGGWSGEVTTWLIFLAGFDVGTVILATLLFGFAVEG; via the coding sequence GTGGAGCGTAGAGCGTGGGGGGTGAAAGGGGGCGGCTCCTCCCCCACTCCAGCCCAGCGCCCCCGGTCCACTGTCCTGACCGTCGCCGCCAAGGACCTGCGGGTGGCCGGGCGCACGCGGGACACGCTGCTCGCCACCGCCTTTTTCGCCGGGCTGGTGCTGCTGGTGCTGGGGCTGGCGCTGGGTGGGGACACGGCGGGGCGCACCCCCACCCAGACGGCGGGGCTGGCGGCGGGAGCGGTTTGGACGGCCCTGGCGCTCGCAGCCGCCGTGGGCGCAGGACGGGCCTTCGCGCAGGAGCAGGAGGCGGGGGCGCTGGAGCAACTGCTGCTGTATCCGGGGCCGCACGGGGCGCTGTACCTGGGCAAGCTGCTGGGGGTGCTGGGGCCGCTGGCAGTGGTGGCCGCCTTGACCCTGCCCACCGGCCTGCTGCTGTTCGGGGCGGCGGGGGCCGGGCAGGCGGTGCCGTGGGGGGCGCTGGGGCTGGTGGCCGCGCTGGGCATCCTGGGCTTGAGCGCCGGAACCACCTTTTACAGCGCCATCACAGTGAACCTGCGGGCACGGGAGGCCCTGCTGCCCGCGCTGGCCTTTCCCATCCTCGTGCCGGTGGTGATCGCCACCGTGAAGGCGACCAGCCTGCTGCTGGCGGGCGGCTGGTCAGGGGAGGTCACGACGTGGTTGATCTTTCTGGCGGGCTTCGACGTGGGCACGGTGATTCTGGCGACGCTGTTGTTCGGCTTCGCGGTGGAGGGGTGA
- a CDS encoding YlxR family protein: MTAPSPTAHVPERTCVACRTKRPQAELLRVSRDPAGGWQVAPGGQKGRTGRGAYLCADSPGCWAEKRLRRTFRGDAPAVSAALHAAPASPTQDQP, encoded by the coding sequence ATGACCGCCCCCTCCCCCACCGCCCACGTTCCCGAGCGCACCTGCGTGGCCTGCCGCACCAAGCGGCCCCAGGCCGAGCTGCTGCGCGTGAGTCGGGACCCGGCGGGCGGGTGGCAGGTGGCCCCTGGAGGGCAGAAGGGGCGCACCGGACGCGGCGCCTACCTGTGCGCCGACTCGCCGGGGTGCTGGGCCGAGAAGCGGCTGCGCCGGACCTTCCGGGGAGACGCCCCGGCGGTGAGTGCGGCGCTGCACGCGGCCCCGGCCTCCCCGACCCAAGACCAGCCATGA